In the Anaerosporomusa subterranea genome, one interval contains:
- a CDS encoding ABC transporter ATP-binding protein, translating into MYTFYWQKFILPFWPKVVIALASFLMASVAGLAAPIIIKLLIDNVLADGDLYQLHFITAGIVVLYLLRGIFSYVYGYLMAKVGNRLIERMRQEMFVKLQSKDYAYFVNNQTGEVISLFSNDLTLIQQAVSVSIPEFFIETLNVLAILSIMIYFDWQLSLVTFATLPFIFLVVGYFNKKTAKIGMLMEDSLAKVASFLHQTLLSATIVKSYSREEYEYRKFSQRIHQAAEEFLKMQRLNAVLVPLVEFLAAIGLTVIIWFGGREVIDGELTIGGMFAFLVYIINVPAPMRKIAQAATSLRMGTVAWERIQQFESQPRTIFDGGMEAPKGHGLVEFRDVSFCYSQNTGILHHINLCARPGEIIAIVGPSGAGKSSVANLLLRLYDPTSGGIYVDGVDIRELNLASHRKRIGFIQQEPILFHGTVRENIRYGFPGASDAKVEWAARMADAHDFILALPNGYETPVGELGGLLSGGQRQRIAIARALILEPAILLLDEPTAALDSQSERQVMESIRRASGGRTTFIITHRLSTLMASDRVVYLANGCIVETGTHGELLQRGGLYAKAVALEALGA; encoded by the coding sequence ATGTATACATTCTATTGGCAAAAGTTCATCCTGCCCTTTTGGCCAAAAGTAGTTATTGCTTTGGCTAGTTTCCTTATGGCCAGTGTGGCAGGACTGGCAGCGCCAATTATTATTAAACTGCTGATTGACAATGTCCTGGCTGATGGAGACTTGTACCAACTGCACTTTATCACAGCTGGCATTGTCGTATTATATTTGCTGCGCGGCATTTTTTCTTATGTGTATGGGTATTTGATGGCCAAGGTCGGTAATCGACTGATTGAGCGCATGCGTCAAGAAATGTTCGTTAAACTTCAGTCCAAGGATTATGCCTATTTTGTCAACAACCAGACAGGCGAAGTGATTTCGTTGTTCTCCAATGACCTGACATTGATTCAACAGGCCGTGTCTGTGAGTATACCTGAATTTTTTATCGAAACCTTGAACGTACTTGCCATTCTTTCAATTATGATCTACTTTGACTGGCAATTATCACTGGTGACCTTTGCAACCTTGCCTTTCATCTTTCTTGTTGTCGGCTATTTCAATAAGAAAACAGCCAAAATTGGTATGCTGATGGAAGACTCTTTGGCTAAAGTAGCCAGTTTTTTGCATCAAACGTTGCTGTCTGCCACCATTGTTAAAAGTTATAGTCGTGAAGAGTACGAATACCGTAAATTCAGTCAGAGAATTCACCAAGCAGCTGAGGAATTTTTAAAGATGCAACGCCTAAACGCCGTCCTGGTGCCGCTCGTCGAGTTCTTAGCTGCGATTGGCCTGACAGTGATTATTTGGTTTGGCGGCAGGGAAGTTATTGATGGAGAGTTAACCATTGGCGGCATGTTCGCCTTTTTAGTATATATTATTAATGTACCCGCCCCCATGCGAAAGATCGCGCAAGCCGCAACAAGTTTACGCATGGGAACAGTTGCCTGGGAACGCATTCAACAATTCGAATCCCAACCGCGAACTATTTTTGACGGTGGGATGGAGGCGCCAAAAGGTCATGGGTTGGTTGAATTCCGCGATGTGTCGTTCTGCTATAGTCAGAATACCGGCATTTTGCACCATATTAATCTCTGCGCCAGGCCAGGCGAAATTATTGCTATTGTTGGTCCCAGTGGCGCAGGGAAGTCTTCTGTTGCCAATCTATTATTGCGGTTATACGATCCTACTAGTGGCGGTATTTATGTCGATGGGGTGGATATCCGGGAACTGAACCTAGCGTCCCACCGCAAACGAATCGGCTTTATCCAACAAGAGCCCATTTTATTTCACGGCACAGTACGAGAAAATATTCGTTATGGCTTTCCGGGAGCCTCAGATGCGAAGGTGGAGTGGGCGGCCCGCATGGCTGATGCACACGACTTTATCCTTGCTTTGCCGAATGGCTATGAAACGCCAGTCGGCGAGTTAGGTGGTTTATTGTCCGGCGGGCAGAGACAGAGAATTGCGATAGCCAGAGCACTGATACTGGAACCAGCCATCTTATTGTTGGACGAGCCCACAGCCGCCCTAGATTCTCAGTCCGAACGGCAGGTAATGGAGTCGATTCGGCGAGCCAGTGGCGGCAGAACAACCTTCATTATCACCCATCGATTGTCGACCTTAATGGCTTCTGACCGAGTCGTATATTTGGCCAATGGCTGTATTGTCGAAACCGGCACTCATGGCGAATTGTTGCAGCGTGGTGGCTTATACGCTAAGGCTGTAGCATTAGAAGCGCTTGGCGCTTAG
- a CDS encoding NlpC/P60 family protein — MKKVVFLLCVLFSLTFLNVASASNFYEEGDQGQEIVLIQKRLLSLGYEIGSADGDFGPATETAVKAYQKDKGLTPDGVVGPTTYQMLLGRDIPAVSRDSSTVAVRRVIQFSMRYLGVPYVFGGTTADGFDCSGFTRHVYRTVGVALPRTADDQFEVGRAVSLSRLQPGDMVFFTTYASGASHSGIYIGDGNFISATSSRGVAIDRLNSSYWGPRYVGARRVL, encoded by the coding sequence TTGAAAAAGGTAGTCTTTTTGTTGTGCGTTTTGTTCAGTTTGACGTTTCTAAACGTCGCGTCGGCCTCGAATTTTTATGAGGAAGGCGACCAAGGGCAGGAAATTGTTTTGATTCAGAAGCGGTTGTTGTCACTGGGGTATGAGATTGGTAGCGCTGATGGTGACTTCGGCCCTGCCACCGAGACTGCAGTGAAGGCTTACCAAAAGGACAAAGGTCTGACGCCAGACGGCGTGGTTGGCCCGACAACTTATCAAATGCTGCTTGGACGCGATATACCGGCAGTAAGCCGCGATTCGTCCACTGTAGCAGTCAGACGAGTCATTCAATTTTCCATGCGGTATTTGGGTGTTCCGTATGTATTTGGCGGCACAACTGCAGATGGTTTTGACTGCTCCGGCTTTACCCGCCATGTGTATCGCACAGTTGGCGTGGCTCTGCCGAGAACGGCTGATGACCAGTTTGAAGTTGGCCGCGCAGTCTCGCTAAGCAGGCTGCAGCCGGGGGATATGGTGTTTTTTACGACATATGCTTCTGGAGCGTCGCATAGCGGTATCTACATTGGCGACGGCAATTTTATCAGCGCGACTTCCAGTCGCGGCGTCGCCATTGATCGGTTAAACAGTTCGTACTGGGGCCCGCGTTATGTTGGTGCAAGGCGCGTACTGTAA
- a CDS encoding HD domain-containing protein, whose product MVNDRAYAWQVLKQHVTSDVLLRHCLAVEVAMRAYGAKFGQDQEYWGAVGLLHDVDFDKFPNDHPNHARDLLSQAGYSSQFITDVESHARNWETERTLLQKTLLALDELTGFIIACALVRPDRSLANLEVKSVVKKMKDKAFARAVNRDTLTEGAASMGVDMKDHIEFVTRALAEAVNKPEYQEVPLL is encoded by the coding sequence ATGGTAAACGACAGAGCTTATGCTTGGCAAGTATTAAAGCAGCACGTAACCAGCGATGTCCTGCTGCGTCATTGTTTAGCGGTTGAAGTCGCCATGCGTGCCTATGGCGCAAAATTCGGCCAAGATCAGGAGTATTGGGGCGCGGTTGGCCTATTGCATGATGTAGACTTTGACAAATTTCCCAATGACCATCCGAATCATGCCCGTGATCTATTGAGCCAAGCCGGCTATAGCAGCCAATTCATTACCGATGTAGAGTCCCATGCCCGCAATTGGGAAACAGAAAGAACGCTGTTGCAGAAAACCTTATTGGCTCTTGACGAATTGACAGGATTTATCATTGCCTGCGCTTTGGTTCGCCCTGATCGCAGCCTCGCGAATCTCGAAGTTAAATCTGTGGTCAAAAAAATGAAAGATAAAGCCTTTGCCCGCGCTGTCAACCGTGACACATTAACTGAAGGCGCTGCGTCAATGGGCGTCGATATGAAAGACCACATCGAATTCGTCACCCGTGCCTTGGCAGAAGCGGTAAACAAGCCCGAATATCAAGAAGTACCGTTATTATAA
- a CDS encoding recombinase family protein, translating to MNKRYDTKNLEPACFYLRKSREDQESEARGEGETLAKHKNALFRLTKDYGVNITKVFEEVVSGESIIHRPEMLQLLKEVGEGKWKSVFCMEIDRLGRGDMEDQGLILRTFKQAKTLIVTPRKVYDLNDEFDEEYTEFEAFMARKELKIITRRLQGGRLRSVEDGNYLGTLPPYGYQIEQNNRKRYLIKNPEQTTPTELIWKLYRTAGIGTNKIANELNRLGYRSYTGKLWNASSILFILKNPVYAGITAWRKTEQKKSASPDKRRDTRTRPREEQIWIYNTHEAYVTEEEYREVQDMIGMKYHPPYQLINGMTNPLAGLIKCDMCGASIIYRPYTKQRAHLMCYNPHCRNKSTRFEFVETRLLEVLSDWLAEYSEQMRRPPSEKGNLISIKEKALRNMRKEVIDLEQQKERLHELLEKRIYDEETYLERSRKLSERLAEAGQAITEIESTLAGEIKREKARKEIIPKVKQLLTIYPKLTDPARKNELLKSVLEYADYRKEPDQKGEEFALVLHPKLPQ from the coding sequence TTGAACAAGCGGTATGACACAAAAAATCTGGAACCGGCCTGCTTCTATCTCCGCAAGTCTCGTGAGGACCAGGAATCCGAAGCGAGAGGAGAAGGCGAAACGCTGGCTAAACATAAGAATGCTCTTTTCCGACTTACTAAAGACTACGGAGTAAATATAACTAAAGTGTTCGAAGAGGTTGTATCTGGGGAAAGCATAATCCACCGGCCGGAAATGCTGCAGCTACTTAAAGAAGTCGGCGAAGGCAAATGGAAGTCTGTGTTCTGCATGGAGATTGACCGCCTAGGCCGTGGTGACATGGAGGATCAGGGACTTATACTCCGGACGTTCAAGCAAGCTAAGACCTTGATTGTGACCCCTCGTAAAGTCTATGATCTCAATGATGAATTCGATGAAGAATACACGGAATTTGAAGCGTTCATGGCACGCAAAGAATTGAAGATCATCACCCGCCGTTTGCAGGGCGGTCGGTTGCGCTCTGTTGAGGACGGGAACTATCTGGGCACTCTCCCTCCCTATGGCTATCAGATCGAACAGAATAACCGCAAGCGTTATCTAATTAAGAACCCGGAACAGACGACTCCCACCGAGTTGATCTGGAAGCTATATCGCACGGCTGGAATAGGCACCAATAAAATTGCCAATGAGTTAAATCGGCTCGGCTACCGATCGTATACCGGCAAGCTATGGAACGCCTCTTCCATTCTCTTTATTCTCAAGAACCCTGTCTACGCTGGCATAACGGCCTGGCGCAAGACCGAGCAGAAAAAATCCGCATCACCAGATAAGAGACGAGACACCCGTACTCGGCCGCGTGAAGAGCAAATTTGGATCTACAACACGCATGAAGCGTATGTTACTGAAGAAGAATACCGTGAAGTTCAAGATATGATCGGCATGAAGTATCATCCACCCTATCAACTGATTAACGGCATGACCAATCCGCTAGCCGGGTTGATAAAATGCGATATGTGTGGCGCCTCTATTATCTACCGGCCATACACGAAGCAGCGGGCGCATTTAATGTGTTATAACCCCCACTGCCGCAATAAGAGCACCCGTTTTGAATTCGTCGAAACCAGGCTGCTCGAAGTCCTGTCCGACTGGCTGGCAGAGTATAGCGAACAAATGAGACGCCCGCCGAGTGAAAAAGGTAATCTCATCAGTATAAAAGAAAAAGCCCTTCGCAATATGCGAAAGGAAGTTATTGACCTGGAGCAGCAAAAAGAGCGTTTGCATGAACTGTTGGAAAAGCGCATTTACGATGAGGAAACATACCTTGAACGCTCCCGAAAACTCTCTGAGAGACTCGCTGAGGCAGGGCAAGCTATAACGGAGATAGAATCTACCTTGGCAGGTGAAATCAAGCGGGAAAAAGCGCGTAAGGAGATTATACCGAAAGTTAAGCAGCTATTAACGATCTACCCCAAACTAACTGACCCGGCGCGAAAAAATGAATTGCTTAAATCCGTGTTAGAGTATGCTGATTATCGAAAAGAGCCAGATCAGAAGGGTGAAGAATTCGCTCTTGTTTTGCACCCGAAACTGCCGCAGTGA
- a CDS encoding nucleoside triphosphate pyrophosphohydrolase has protein sequence MSDTIYNKLVRDKILDIISASGKQYTFHIAEEKEYVAKLREKVAEELEEFSHTPNLEEAADILEVLYAIFKHHNLAIEDVERIRLAKVIERGGFADKVILEKVIKE, from the coding sequence ATGAGTGATACGATTTATAACAAATTAGTACGTGATAAAATACTGGATATCATTTCAGCCTCGGGCAAGCAATATACCTTCCACATTGCAGAAGAAAAAGAGTATGTTGCTAAGCTAAGAGAAAAAGTTGCTGAAGAGCTAGAAGAGTTTTCGCATACTCCGAATCTGGAGGAGGCAGCGGATATTCTAGAGGTTTTGTATGCGATTTTCAAACATCATAACCTTGCCATTGAGGACGTAGAACGAATCCGGCTTGCGAAAGTAATAGAGCGTGGAGGCTTTGCAGATAAGGTTATTCTTGAAAAAGTAATAAAAGAATAG
- a CDS encoding sigma-70 family RNA polymerase sigma factor, with the protein MLSFFAVLSVFAAKCIQMLVAYVSNNAFPMPLSEKEEQIYLDRLQNGDEQAKAVLVERNLRLVAHIVKKFDNSGEEMDDLISIGTIGLIKAINTFDQNKKTRLATYAARCIENEILMYFRSTRRIRAEVSLYDPIGVDKEGNEFPSSVYLF; encoded by the coding sequence TTGCTTTCTTTTTTTGCTGTATTGTCTGTATTTGCTGCTAAATGTATTCAAATGTTGGTTGCCTATGTCAGCAACAATGCGTTCCCTATGCCGCTTTCGGAAAAAGAAGAACAAATTTATTTGGATCGACTACAAAATGGCGACGAGCAGGCTAAGGCGGTGCTCGTAGAACGCAATCTTCGTCTGGTAGCGCACATCGTGAAAAAATTTGACAACTCCGGCGAGGAGATGGATGACCTCATCTCGATTGGGACAATAGGCTTAATTAAAGCAATCAACACCTTTGATCAAAACAAAAAAACGCGTTTGGCGACCTATGCCGCCCGCTGTATTGAAAATGAAATTTTGATGTATTTCCGTAGTACTCGCCGCATCCGGGCTGAAGTCAGTCTCTATGATCCGATAGGGGTCGATAAGGAAGGAAACGAGTTCCCTTCATCGGTTTATCTGTTTTAA